A single genomic interval of Mangifera indica cultivar Alphonso chromosome 5, CATAS_Mindica_2.1, whole genome shotgun sequence harbors:
- the LOC123216021 gene encoding uncharacterized protein LOC123216021, with the protein MAFRSMSYLRSVMGNGIRGSSSATYATSTTPTMKAYSPTANYGHLQDHQRSKTTALRGDFVPVFVAIGMIAISVSLGLHTAKQQLMYSPGVRVKKKERETLPEVYLPDKVVDEADKLAKKSFFRKVAHVQEFEHGNPIRKDAFAHKPRAETLKSVGVDPQS; encoded by the exons ATGGCTTTCAGATCAATG AGTTATTTGAGATCAGTGATGGGTAACGGTATAAGGGGAAGCAGTAGTGCAACATACGCCACCTCAACAACTCCAACAATGAAAGCATACTCTCCCACTGCTAATTACGGCCATCTTCAGGATCATCAGCGCAGTAAAACAACAGCACTAAGGGGTGATTTCGTGCCGGTGTTCGTGGCGATTGGGATGATAGCCATATCAGTGTCTCTGGGACTACACACGGCGAAGCAGCAGCTCATGTATTCACCAGGAGTTCGTGTTAAGAAGAAGGAACGAGAGACGCTGCCAGAAGTTTATCTCCCAGATAAGGTGGTGGATGAGGCTGACAAGTTGGCGAAGAAATCCTTTTTCAGAAAGGTGGCTCACGTTCAGGAGTTTGAGCATGGGAATCCCATAAGAAAAGATGCTTTTGCTCATAAACCACGGGCTGAGACTCTCAAGTCTGTTGGCGTTGATCCCCAGTCATAG